A genome region from Camelina sativa cultivar DH55 chromosome 10, Cs, whole genome shotgun sequence includes the following:
- the LOC104716191 gene encoding uncharacterized protein LOC104716191, with protein sequence MGNACCVAARDKMVLPNSLAGDNLQRANVRHSPSWSFRWDNRGRVAGEETSLSWLSDGISRNDGSEIKFGSAFVSSEGSPLDSFRRTQSLQKSPASDLSFPRYSSMDTVFEQKENASTESAAQSYPSPAQLSLSLASQPSSFPTSPLSSQSYLQPASSSTLKLTQRPRLSKKVSDSQIYGPTSLSGSSATEERQGTPLRYDSSQSGPSEGWSLQAFSEMMSSSRSDEPLSYDNDCFGLQRDKIDHHGNRMSKHQQICGACCRPLSEKSLWSSQKIFMTNELSVSAILACGHVYHGECLEQMTLEIDKFDPSCPICTMGEKKTAKLSEKALKVEMDLKARHNKRLRNRVLDSDFDCDDLIMFEHSHRTAAAASKSPKLVSSSSATSYSAKPFLARHFSFGSRSNYKSHKEDPPIKKKGFFWTKSSKI encoded by the exons ATGGGGAACGCATGTTGTGTTGCTGCTCGAGACAAAATGGTGTTGCCTAATTCATTAGCTGGTGACAATTTGCAGAGGGCCAATGTCAGGCATTCTCCCAGTTGGAGTTTTCGGTGGGATAATAGAGGACGTGTAGCTGGTGAAGAAACCTCTCTCAGTTGGTTATCTGATGGGATTAGTCGCAACGATGGTTCTGAGATCAAATTTGGATCTGCTTTTGTATCATCTGAAGGGTCTCCTTTGGACAGTTTTCGTCGGACACAGTCATTGCAGAAATCTCCTGCTTCAG ATTTATCTTTTCCAAGATATTCTTCCATGGATACAGTCTTCGAACAG AAAGAAAATGCTTCAACAGAGTCTGCAGCACAATCATATCCATCTCCTGCACAGTTGTCTCTTTCACTGGCTTCACAACCATCATCTTTCCCTACGTCACCACTTTCATCCCAAAGCTACTTGCAGCCTGCAAGTTCATCGACACTTAAACTGACACAGCGCCCTCGTCTATCAAAGAAAGTCTCAGATAGTCAAATCTATGGTCCGACCTCACTAAGTGGAAGCTCAGCAACTGAAGAGAGGCAGGGAACTCCTTTGAGATATGATTCTTCTCAGTCCGGACCATCTGAAGGCTGGTCATTGCAAGCCTTTTCTGAAATGATGTCATCTTCTCGCAGCGACGAGCCTTTGTCTTATGATAATGATTGCTTTGGGCTTCAACGTGACAAGATAGACCATCATGGCAATCGAATGTCCAAGCATCAGCAAATCTGCGGTGCTTGCTGTAGACCCTTGTCGGAGAAATCCTTGTGGAGCAGCCAAAAGATCTTTATGACCAACGAGCTCTCTGTGTCTGCAATTCTAGCTTGTGGGCATGTCTACCATGGGGAGTGTTTAGAGCAGATGACACTAGAAATCGATAAGTTCGACCCTTCATGCCCAATCTGCACAATGGGTGAGAAGAAAACGGCAAAGCTGTCAGAGAAAGCTTTGAAAGTAGAGATGGATTTGAAAGCTAGACACAACAAAAGACTCAGAAACCGAGTTTTGGACAGTGACTTTGATTGCGATGATTTAATAATGTTTGAGCACAGCCACAggacagcagcagcagcaagcaAGAGTCCTAAACTGGTCTCGAGTTCTAGTGCTACAAGCTATTCTGCTAAGCCTTTCTTGGCTCGACACTTCTCTTTTGGGTCCAGAAGTAACTATAAATCCCACAAAGAGGATCCTCCTATCAAAAAGAAAGGCTTCTTCTGGACCAAATCCAGCAAAATATGA